The following DNA comes from Henckelia pumila isolate YLH828 unplaced genomic scaffold, ASM3356847v2 CTG_461:::fragment_3, whole genome shotgun sequence.
AAGATGTTATTTCTGGTTTACTTACCTGGTCTCTCATTGATGGCATCTTGTGGTTATTGGGAATCGTATATGTAGGTGGTGTTCTAGATGCCTCAACAGGCCTAGCCATCTGTCCACCTAATGACTTACCAGCTTGTTGACTAGTGACTGCTCCTGCAGGGAGATTGGTTTGGTCCCGTGAAACGCCAACTTGGCTTTGAGGCCGAGAGAAGTTCGCAGGCAACTGAGCAGATGGCATCTGTCCACCTGATGATTTACCAGCTTGTTGACTAGTGACTGGTCCTGCAGGGAGATTGGTTCGGTCCCGTGAAACGCCAACTTGGCTTTGAGGCCGAGAGAAGTTCGCAGGCGACTGAGCAGATGGCATCTTCGGACCAACGAGGTGAGGTGGAGTTGAACTACGACGTTCATTTAAAGCACTGAAAGAATTTCGTCCTTGATCTGGAACACTTTGTTGAGATGATCGAACGGAAGGAAATGAGTGATTTCGCTGACCACAATTCCAGACAAGAAATTGAGAAGGGTAAATAGATGTTAATAGATAAGTGCAATTTTGGTTGTTTGAGACTTCATGCTGTGGTAGAAGCATAATAAACACAGATCACATTTTGAGTTGAAAAGACTCCCGTAGATTTTTTTGGGAGTTTATTGCACCAAATCCcatttgaaatattgaaaatacacacttTTCTCCTGTCTCccgtgaaattttaatagacatTCTAGCCCTTGAGATTTTGTAATAGTTGCACGTTTAACCCTTAACATAAAGAGTTATTAAACACGCGTTGTTACGACGCCTAACCAACCactttttttttacaatattaTGTCTATAGTACGAAAATGTCCTTATATTGTAGTATTTTTCATATTTACTCAAATACATCACGTGTATTTGTAAAGAAAAATCATGTATTCTGATTTGGGTGATGTATTTGCGTTGCTATGAAAATTATTACAATAATAGGTCGTTTTCATATCATTAtcctaatattattaaaaaaaatggttaTTTTGACGCAAAAACAACGCGTGTTTACAAAAAGGAGAAGTGTGTATTTTCGATATTTCACATGagtttggtgcaaaaaaattcGATTTTTTAGTAATAAAAACAATCTGAACTATTAGGAAAATCTATAAGGAAATCACTTGGATGCATTGCAAATAACCACTAAATCAGGGAAAGGGCACTAATTTACCTGCATACCCATGTACTGATGCAATGGAGATGAAGACCTCTGTGAGGCGTTAAATAGATTCGTATGAGCTGAGTTGACAATCATTTGGGCCCGTGGAGAGGCTTGAGAAGCTGCTGACGAACTATTCTTGGTAAACGTGTTCCCACTATCTCTTGGCCGTTTTTGAAGGACAGAATCTGGGTTCCGTGCAGGAAGGATCTGAACCACTGTTGGTGTTCTGGAAACATTCCTGGGTAGAGACGGGGACCTTCCATACTCGTTAGTGACAGCTGAATTTCCAAATTGCTGCTGCTGAAATGGCAGAGCAGTTGATACAGAAATTTCACTTTGTGGCGTAGGGGCAGTAACAAGTGCATCACCATAGACGGCCTCAAGTTCTTGATTTGGAGCATTAGGACCAACTGGATTGGTCAAAACAAAACTGTGCGCAATATTGCTTGAATTGGTGGCAGAAGCAGCATCAATCGGTGTGTCTGATAATGATGACACCTGTCCAAAGTTTGGCAGAACTAATCCAGACCAGAAGTCATCGTCAAGACAAGCATCATTTTGGTCAGCATCATTTGTTTTGGTCATCTGAGGGTCGAATGCCTCAGTTGGAGTCTTCGTTTGACACTGATGAGTTGCGGTGAGCGTCCTGTCTAGGAGTTCATCATCGGAAAAAGAACTTATTGCATCATCAATGGCAGTTAGATCAAGAACATCTACAGGAGCTTTCGACAACGAAACAGATTCAGATCGTTGAGGCTCATCCTGTGCGTTATTGGAGATCTCATCCACTGATTTCTGTAtagagtcatcggttcccgtcACAACATTCCAAGATCCATCCGAGGCAAAAATTACCTCGGTATCATTTGCTCCAACCTCTTCCAAGATCTGAAAAAGCTCCAAACATATCAACCTAAGAATAAAATAATACaagaatataataaaaaaaatgcagaTAATATACTTGCCTTGACCATCTTTCGATCAATGCGTAAATCAGTGAAGCAGACATACTGATTACAATGAGGGCAGCGCCAGGAAGGTACTCTAGAATTTATGTCCACGTAGTTGCCAAAATCAAAACACTGGCACAAAATGAAAATGCAAGCTTTCAAATTTACTAAGAACTTTAAAAAATGAGAAGCAAGGCTATGAAATCCAGCAGAAGTATGAGAGTGAAGTTAGCGATAATTCAGGTTTTCTAAGCTCAACAGGATTGTTGTTTCACCTCCCCATTAATCTATAGATTTATCAATGCATCAAACGACCGCAATTTGCATTCACattttaaaagttaaaaatcaattataacAAAAATATCAAACCACCACTAGTTGCTTACTGGTCTTACAAGTTTTTTTGATAAgaacaataatatattatatcaatGAGAAGGATAATTACGAAAAGCGGACAAGTGGTCCACGCAATCTAACACCATGATCTGAACATATTAACAGCATATGAAACTCCAATTCCTGTATAAATCTGAAAccgaaaataaattaaagtccTTGTGCTTTCCGATCCAACTAGGGGTCCGAAATTTTATCTAATCCCAGCACGCTTCCCGCGTGTCTTCCAAATTGTCAAAAATCCTCCGATTCCTTAACAGCCACACTGACCAACAAATACAACGAGCAACTACTGTCCAAAAAATTCTCTGCCCCTCCTACCTTGATCATGCCCAATATCCGTTGCAAATAAGTCCTTCGTCGATCTCGGAGTCACTCAAACCAAACCCCAACTACCCCAAAGCTTTGAACCACAGATAGCTCGTAAAAGGACGATGAATAAAAAAGTGATCTTAAGTCTCCACCTCTTGCTGACATAACACGAACCAGTTCGGACATAAAGTCATGTGCAGGACCCATCAATTCAGGTTTGACCCGTCGTGCCAACCCGCCCCGCCATTAAAAAATGGCGGGTTGGGTCAAGCTTTTGCCGGCCCGTCAGGAGGCGGGCCGTTTGCTGGCCCATTTGGGCTGTGGGCCAAGCGGGGCGTGGCGGGCTGGCCCGCGGGTTGGCCCgccaatattttttttgttttttacattttaaaatttatattataattaatattttaaatattttatgtatgattGATAAGTATTAAACAATTTATattgtttcaaatattttataaatgattaTAAGCTCTAaatgatttatatgatttatgataatttatatttaattgattatttttaaaattttatattatttataagggttaTTTATAAGGGATAATAGCCAAAATAGTCCTGTAAATTTACTTGTTTTGTAATTTGGTcatgtaagtatttaattttgagttttggtcctgtaaatttagttatattttgatttttagtcctttttcatttaagaaatatttttataattggaCCGATGATCAAACCGATCTAACTTAAAAAAACAGTCCAATTGATTGGATTGTTTTAATCGGTCGATCGTATCgaaaaatcgtttatataatataattaataatatattttaaattataaaacctaacaaatttatataaatagaaaaaatatatatatttatcgtagtttgaaaactaaactttaatatttataaatattaatcaattttaaaaaataaaaaatatgttaaaaaattataaactctaatattaataaataatatttctaacgagaaaaaaaatcaaataatcatgtatatatataataaaatattaaattaaggttttaaataaaaaactaattttttttaaaaaatcgaaaaaccaaTTTTTCAGTTCTTGATCAGTTCTGCCGGTTCAACCGTTAAAACGGTTTTTGGGAGTGTTTTGGATCAAATCAGTGACCGGTTCTGGGTCGAACTGGTTGAACCAGTTGGTACAGTCTGATTTTGAAAACATAATATTTAAGGTTTTGAAAACATAACATTTAATTGTTGATATCACAATAGACACGTCATCATTTCTCAATGCTATTTAAGCATTTTTAGCtgtcacgtcagcattttcTAATGTCACGTCAGTAATCTTCCTatgaaaaaaggactaaaatccaattataacttaacttataggaccaaaacctaaaattaaatacttacaggaccaaaacacAAAATAGGCAAACTTACAAGACCATTTTGACTATATTCCCtatttataatgatttatttattgttaatgagttttaaatatgtatatcatttataattttttatgtatgatttttaaaacttttttcatatatttttttaattttttgaattttttaaaatttatggcGGGTTGGTCAGCCCAACCCGCAACCCATgacgggttgggttgggttggtggATTCCCAACCCGCCATCAATTCGGACCGGCCCGCCCCGCCCGATGGCAGGCCGAGGTGGGGCGGGGCGGCCCGAATTGACAGGTCTAGTCATGTGGGCCACCTTCTTTGCAGCATCTCACAAGTTGGTAACTTCCCCATTATAAGTATCCACGAGAACGCTTGGACTTTGTATGAGACTGGTGATTTCCAGATAACGTGATAAAGAAGAAAGTGGGAAGACCACCAACAGGGAAGAAAGACTCGTTGAAGGATTTAACTGAAAATATCCCAAAGAGTCCAAAACCCATTTTCTAACATCTTCAGCTCCTTCAATCAAGCTTATCCTCTCTAAAGCTCCTAGCAACCACTCAAAGCGCTCACTTCCTCATCCCTCAAATCTCTTGGCAAACGtaaatttcaagaaataaaGGCAGATATGGAGGAGTTATCAAAATGAACAAAATAGGAAATCAATTTATTCTGCGCTGTTGAAATCTGAAATAAAGATGGAAAAAGATCCTAGAAAGCTGGTTCCCTCCAGCACCTGTCCTGGTCTTACAAGTTACAAATCAATTATAACAAACATCACAAAAGTCAACAAATCAGAAGTTGTAAATGGTACAGCATATCAGATAAAATTCAGCGGTCAAACTGGAACGTAGACCAATTCGGTAGTGGTCAGGTAACGTGAGATAAATTCAG
Coding sequences within:
- the LOC140871443 gene encoding uncharacterized protein, which codes for MTGTAVTPEPTTGVDVSPSSVLNASKVNAYRISVVMDRLLGHVRDSYKNDSEFLNLCLSLSRGIDFAVVHHEVPSRVQEFPSLLKQVCRCKNDALLRSAIMVLMISVKNACECGWFSNKDSDELINLAKEMASNFCSSSNFDTKATCSLTVTSTIMSRFYPRMRMGHKLVFLEVKPGFNAYLSGFQISKTLKPSPGQKIRLFVAQSDNTTTSSCLATPSKVNFLVNGKGVEKRITISMDTGPQIPTDVTHMLKYGSNLLQAVGEFNGNYTIAIAFMSEMPNLESSALQDSEQHVLTAVDSDSEIIEGPSRISLNCPISFKRIKTPVKGYSCKHIQCFDFGNYVDINSRVPSWRCPHCNQYVCFTDLRIDRKMVKILEEVGANDTEVIFASDGSWNVVTGTDDSIQKSVDEISNNAQDEPQRSESVSLSKAPVDVLDLTAIDDAISSFSDDELLDRTLTATHQCQTKTPTEAFDPQMTKTNDADQNDACLDDDFWSGLVLPNFGQVSSLSDTPIDAASATNSSNIAHSFVLTNPVGPNAPNQELEAVYGDALVTAPTPQSEISVSTALPFQQQQFGNSAVTNEYGRSPSLPRNVSRTPTVVQILPARNPDSVLQKRPRDSGNTFTKNSSSAASQASPRAQMIVNSAHTNLFNASQRSSSPLHQYMGMQRNHSFPSVRSSQQSVPDQGRNSFSALNERRSSTPPHLVGPKMPSAQSPANFSRPQSQVGVSRDRTNLPAGPVTSQQAGKSSGGQMPSAQLPANFSRPQSQVGVSRDQTNLPAGAVTSQQAGKSLGGQMARPVEASRTPPTYTIPNNHKMPSMRDQVSKPEITSSQGQTTAASDSTEQNWRPAARMRGALSGQAYSDALNQYIIRPNQQAQATRPSLPPNIPPHLQSLMADTTAPPRPPEPSHSPGASVTPPEVSSKLPDISSGTK